The proteins below come from a single Rosa rugosa chromosome 2, drRosRugo1.1, whole genome shotgun sequence genomic window:
- the LOC133733354 gene encoding polyphenol oxidase latent form, chloroplastic-like translates to MSMNLIPHYSTPSICYSFPNRTLVSSVQNRARATLNSDQNLGNHQVSVLKFDRRNVLLGLGGLILVNHPNLARATESKKLVRLTEFPTALDSVISVMVPRPRRSRSKKEKEEEEEVLSIEGIEFVADKAVKFDVHVNDDEDDLSRPDASEFAGSLVFLPQSRKRVRTSLHLGITDLLEDLGADGDSSIKVTLVPRYVQRPITIGRIKIEYFSA, encoded by the coding sequence ATGTCTATGAATTTGATTCCCCATTACTCAACCCCGTCAATCTGTTACTCATTTCCAAACAGAACCCTTGTTTCTTCAGTCCAAAATCGTGCTAGAGCTACACTCAACAGTGATCAAAATCTTGGCAACCACCAAGTTTCTGTACTAAAATTCGATAGGAGAAATGTGCTTCTGGGTTTGGGAGGGCTAATCTTGGTCAATCATCCAAACTTAGCACGCGCAACCGAGTCAAAGAAGCTGGTTCGACTCACTGAGTTCCCGACAGCTTTAGACTCGGTGATCAGTGTCATGGTGCCGAGGCCGAGGAGGTCGAGGagcaagaaagaaaaggaagaggaagaggaggtgcTGTCGATCGAAGGCATTGAGTTCGTGGCGGATAAGGCTGTGAAGTTCGATGTGCATGTGAATGATGACGAGGACGATCTAAGTCGACCCGACGCGTCTGAATTTGCCGGAAGCTTGGTGTTCTTGCCGCAGAGCAGGAAGAGGGTGAGAACGAGTTTGCATTTGGGGATAACGGACTTGTTGGAGGATTTGGGAGCTGATGGTGATAGTAGTATTAAGGTGACTTTGGTGCCAAGGTATGTGCAACGACCTATCACCATTGGGAGGATCAAGATCGAGTATTTCAGTGCCTAG
- the LOC133733356 gene encoding polyphenol oxidase, chloroplastic-like: MASPPPPSLPTPNLSTLHDSSISPIFQKNSRISLLRIPNPRSVFRVYVKPITNTNSNQNDADHEQRSVDKFKLVRRNLLFSALGSKMSEIPPAFSESEAYAAAESTPMKLVELTEFPITLDSVISVTVPRPKKCRTKEEKEEEEEVLAIQGIEFVADEFVKFDVHVNDDEEDLSRPDNSEFAGSFVYLPHRRKTVTTSLRLGITDLLDDLGADGDDSIKVTLVPKHVKRPVTIGKIKIEFLK; encoded by the coding sequence ATGGCTTCTCCTCCTCCACCGTCCTTGCCCACACCAAATCTCTCAACCCTACACGACTCTTCAATCTCTCCCATCTTCCAAAAAAATTCACGAATTTCCTTGCTTCGAATTCCCAACCCTCGCTCTGTATTTAGAGTTTATGTCAAACCAATTACAAATACAAATAGTAATCAAAATGATGCTGATCATGAGCAACGCTCTGTAGACAAATTCAAACTGGTCAGGAGAAACTTGCTATTCAGTGCGCTAGGATCAAAGATGAGTGAAATACCACCGGCTTTTAGTGAATCCGAAGCATATGCTGCGGCCGAGTCAACGCCCATGAAGCTAGTAGAACTCACTGAGTTCCCGATCACTTTGGACTCGGTGATCAGCGTCACTGTGCCGAGGCCGAAGAAGTGTCGGACAAAGGAGgaaaaggaagaggaagaggaggtgtTAGCGATTCAAGGGATCGAGTTTGTGGCGGATGAGTTTGTGAAGTTCGACGTGCATGTCAACGATGACGAAGAAGATCTGAGTCGACCCGATAACTCGGAATTTGCGGGGAGCTTTGTGTATTTGCCGCATCGGAGGAAGACCGTGACGACGAGTCTTAGGCTTGGGATAACGGACTTGTTGGACGATTTGGGTGCTGACGGTGATGACAGTATCAAGGTGACTTTGGTGCCAAAGCATGTGAAACGACCTGTCACTATTGGGAAGATCAAGATCGAGTTTCTCAAATGA
- the LOC133729672 gene encoding polyphenol oxidase, chloroplastic-like, with protein sequence MASLSPPPVTTTTISISSSLSSFSQTSSQISLIQNPRLSLIRTRILCKATNSNQNPSDGQKRPQKNLDRRNVLIGLGGLYGVGLGGADPFAFAKPVAPPDLSKCGAADLPTGAQPTNCCPPISDKIVDFTFPSSSPLRVRPAAHAVDQAYIDKYSKAIELMKALPDSDPRSFTQQADIHCAYCDGAYDQVSFPDLELQIHQSWLFFPFHRYYLYFYERILGKLIGDPTFALPFWNWDSPPGMKLPALFADPSSPLYDELRNANHQPPALLDLDWNQTDVPTTEADQISSNLKIMYRQMVSNAKKQQLFFGQAYRAGTDPDPRAGSIETTPHGPIHVWTGDNTQPNYEDMGNFYSAARDPIFFSHHSNVDRMWSVWKTLGKKNKDITDPDWLDTGFLFYDENAQLVRVKVRDCLDSKKLGYVYQDVDIPWLTSKPTPRRSKLAKAAKAIGVARAATSGPKVVGRGDFPIKLDSKISTVVTRPKQKKRSKKEKEDEEEILVIEGIEFDEDVAVKFDVYVNDLEDDDEPGKPDDSEFAGSFVNVPHKHKEKKKKKKTTSCLRLGLTDLLEDLGAEDDESVVVTLVPRYGTKSLKIRSVKIEFLAD encoded by the coding sequence ATGGCTTCTCTATCACCTCCACCAGTCACCACAACAACCATTTCCATTTCAAGTTccctctcttctttctctcaaaCCAGTTCCCAAATTTCCTTAATCCAAAACCCTAGGCTTTCCTTAATACGTACCAGGATTTTATGCAAAGCCACAAACAGTAATCAAAACCCTAGCGATGGACAAAAACGTCCCCAAAAAAACCTAGACCGGAGAAATGTGCTCATTGGGCTCGGAGGCCTATACGGTGTTGGTCTTGGTGGCGCCGACCCTTTCGCCTTTGCAAAGCCGGTGGCTCCACCGGACCTATCCAAGTGCGGAGCAGCAGACTTACCAACCGGTGCTCAACCAACAAATTGCTGCCCACCAATATCTGACAAGATAGTCGACTTCACCTTTCCTTCCTCCTCTCCACTCCGCGTCAGACCGGCAGCTCACGCCGTTGATCAGGCCTATATCGACAAATACTCCAAGGCCATTGAGCTCATGAAAGCCCTCCCCGACTCCGATCCACGCAGCTTTACTCAACAAGCCGATATTCACTGCGCTTACTGTGACGGCGCGTATGATCAAGTCAGTTTTCCTGATCTCGAGCTCCAAATCCACCAGTCATGGCTGTTCTTCCCCTTCCACAGATACTACTTATATTTCTACGAGAGAATTCTCGGAAAACTCATCGGCGACCCCACATTCGCATTGCCATTTTGGAACTGGGACTCCCCTCCGGGAATGAAGCTGCCAGCCCTCTTCGCTGACCCAAGCTCGCCGCTCTACGATGAGCTCCGAAACGCCAACCACCAGCCTCCAGCGCTCCTTGACCTAGACTGGAACCAGACCGACGTACCGACCACCGAGGCTGACCAAATATCAAGCAATTTGAAGATTATGTACAGGCAGATGGTGTCCAACGCCAAGAAACAGCAGCTCTTCTTTGGACAAGCTTACAGGGCTGGCACCGATCCAGATCCTAGAGCCGGCTCAATCGAGACTACTCCTCACGGGCCAATCCACGTCTGGACTGGTGATAACACCCAGCCCAATTACGAGGACATGGGGAACTTCTACTCTGCTGCTAGAGACCCTATTTTCTTCTCACACCATTCTAATGTCGATAGGATGTGGAGTGTATGGAAAACATTGGGTAAGAAGAACAAGGATATTACCGATCCAGATTGGTTGGACACAGGGTTCCTATTCTATGACGAGAACGCGCAGCTTGTGCGCGTAAAGGTACGCGACTGCCTTGACTCCAAAAAGCTTGGATATGTGTACCAAGATGTGGACATTCCATGGTTGACGTCCAAACCAACACCGCGTAGGTCGAAGCTTGCGAAAGCAGCCAAGGCCATTGGGGTGGCGCGTGCAGCGACCTCCGGACCAAAGGTGGTGGGAAGAGGCGATTTTCCAATAAAGTTGGACTCGAAGATTAGTACTGTGGTAACGAGGCCAAAGCAGAAGAAGAGGAgtaagaaggagaaggaggacgAGGAGGAGATACTTGTGATCGAAGGGATCGAGTTTGATGAAGATGTGGCGGTGAAGTTTGATGTGTACGTTAATGACTTGGAAGACGATGATGAGCCGGGCAAGCCGGACGACAGTGAGTTTGCCGGGAGCTTCGTGAACGTGCCCCATAAGcataaggagaagaagaaaaagaagaagactaCGAGTTGCTTGAGGTTGGGGTTAACGGATTTATTGGAGGATTTGGGGGCTGAAGATGATGAGAGTGTGGTGGTGACTTTGGTGCCGAGGTATGGGACTAAGTCTCTCAAGATTCGTAGCGTCAAAATTGAGTTTCTTGCTGATTGA